The Polyangiaceae bacterium genome contains the following window.
AGTGCGGGATCCGGAGCGCAATGCGCCGCTGCTTGCCCATTTGTTCCAGCACCGAGTCCACGACCCCAGGCCCTTCGCCGCTGGGAGAAATCAGGACGTGACCGAGCTCGAGGTACTTCTTCAGGCCGAGCTTCGTGGCTCCCCCGAGCACCGGGTGCGCCGCCCGCAGCAGGCACACGTACCCCTCGCGGAACAGCGTTCGCTGCGACAGGCCCGGCGCCGCGTCCGAGAGGTGACTTTCGAGCGCGGTGGACTCGGGAATCACCGCCAGATCCACGTCGCCCGTCTCCAGCTCGTCCGCCAGACGCCGTCGCTGCACGGGGACCACGTGCAGGTCGACGTTGGGCGCTTCCTTTCGAATGCGATGGAGCAGCGGCGGGATCGCGAGCACGTCGAACAGATCCGGTGTCGCCAAGCGAAACGTCCGCTCCGCGGTCTTGGGATCGAACTGCGTGCTCTCCGTCAGCGTGCGACCGAGAGCGACGAGCGAGCTCCGCAAGGGAACGACCAGGGCCTCGGCCCGTGGTGTGAGCACCATCCCGCCTTGACCTCGCACGAGGAGCGGATCGCCCAGCAGCTCGCGCAAGCGCCGGAGTGTGTGGCTCATCGCGGACTGCGTCACTCCGAGTCGCCTCGCTGCCAGCGTCACG
Protein-coding sequences here:
- a CDS encoding LysR family transcriptional regulator produces the protein MNDIHDLVGVDLNLFVAFDALARERSVTLAARRLGVTQSAMSHTLRRLRELLGDPLLVRGQGGMVLTPRAEALVVPLRSSLVALGRTLTESTQFDPKTAERTFRLATPDLFDVLAIPPLLHRIRKEAPNVDLHVVPVQRRRLADELETGDVDLAVIPESTALESHLSDAAPGLSQRTLFREGYVCLLRAAHPVLGGATKLGLKKYLELGHVLISPSGEGPGVVDSVLEQMGKQRRIALRIPHFYPATAIVKQSDLVLTAPRALASLADRGLAVVPVPVSVPKHTLKLLWHQRFGDDAGHRWLRELLTDIAKDVHQGVEGAP